A single Osmerus mordax isolate fOsmMor3 chromosome 7, fOsmMor3.pri, whole genome shotgun sequence DNA region contains:
- the dtx3 gene encoding probable E3 ubiquitin-protein ligase DTX3 — protein MGSQVSSDEMSVRAGQGSDEVLVSQAVWDYLAAAGRPWLIDFQDKQGMSAGIVRRGERGGCCAVRLQPVEGFRRSVAGLLEGPISNETRKAFIDLCRCARKEMSKQDGGPKRKRSLLPCVGVLEADGEGSLLPPPPPQPRRSQRQQQRYKKPAEDEACVVLSMPHEAPQRKEMEVGMGSPSEPEDASCCSICMGDMVEKTTLERCGHAFCRSCLDQAFKVKRACPVCRLVYGQLIGNQPANGSMMVERDPGLELPGHEGYGCICVIYSFPPGLQAPEHPNPGVRYSGTDRVAYLPDSPEGNRVLGLLRRAFEQRLIFTVGTSMTTGMHNVITWNDIHHKTSIWGGARCFGYPDPTYLVRVTEELREKGITVD, from the exons TTTCATCTGATGAGATGAGTGTGCGTGCGGGCCAGGGCAGTGACGAGGTGCTGGTGTCGCAGGCGGTCTGGGACTACCTGGCTGCCGCCGGTCGACCCTGGCTCATTGACTTCCAGGACAAGCAAGGCATGAGCGCTGGCATTGTCAggcggggggagcgggggggctgCTGCGCTGTGCGGCTGCAGCCGGTGGAGGGCTTCAGGAGGTCCGTGGCCGGGCTCCTGGAGGGACCCATATCCAACGAGACCCGCAAAGCCTTCATAGACTTGTGCCGCTGTGCCCGGAAAGAGATGAGCAAACAGGATGGCGGTCCTAAGAGGAAGcgctccctgctcccctgcgTAGGAGTCCTGGAAGCTGACGGGGAGGGGAGCCTGctgccaccccctcctccgCAGCCCCGCCGCTCCCAGAGGCAGCAGCAGAGGTACAAGAAGCCAGCCGAGGACGAGGCCTGCGTGGTCCTCTCCATGCCCCACGAAGCTCCGCAGAGGAAGGAAATGGAGGTGGGCATGGGCTCGCCCAGCGAGCCAGAGGACGCCTCCTGCTGCTCCATCTGCATGGGCGACATGGTGGAAAAGACCACCCTGGAGAGGTGCGGCCACGCCTTCTGTCGCTCGTGCTTGGACCAGGCCTTTAAGGTGAAGAGAGCCTGCCCCGTGTGCCGCTTGGTGTATGGGCAGCTCATCGGGAACCAGCCGGCCAACGGCAGCATGATGGTGGAGAGAGACCCGGGTCTGGAGCTGCCCGGCCACGAGGGATACGGCTGCATCTGCGTCATCTACAGCTTCCCCCCTGGTCTGCAGGCG CCGGAGCATCCTAACCCAGGGGTGCGGTACTCGGGAACGGACCGCGTGGCTTATCTCCCGGACAGCCCCGAGGGGAACCGTGTCCTGGGCCTGCTGCGCCGGGCCTTCGAACAGCGCCTTATCTTCACCGTTGGTACCTCCATGACAACGGGCATGCATAACGTCATTACCTGGAACGACATCCACCACAAGACCTCGATATGGGGAGGGGCGCGCTG CTTTGGCTACCCGGATCCTACTTACCTTGTGAGAGTGACAGAGGAGCTGCGGGAGAAAGGCATCACAGTGGACTGA